A window of the Saccharomyces eubayanus strain FM1318 chromosome II, whole genome shotgun sequence genome harbors these coding sequences:
- a CDS encoding FluC/FEX family fluoride channel: MNFNPAIGNHKLSHYVHVFCTFTTFCILGTETRQAITALSTYSGAYITAPTVLWSNLTSCMLMGIMQSLNAYSWMKDHQILFLGVTTGYCGSLSSFSTMLLEMFEHSTSLTNNNIAHHAKLPNRAYGIMEFLSVLLVHLMVSMCSLIFGRQLGKNIIVTYGSIAFAKAYTPPTDTVSENAGDVNIEEMEKNTLEYNFKTPAPYILRLFDFIDNLAYALAFPLIVLFVVLCAYYDNYSRGKWTLPCLFCIFAGFLRYWLAKRFNKTNKKFPLGTFFANILATLLVGIFTMVQRGKRHSFMDIPVVNSLNSCHIVSALISGFCGTLSTISTFINEGYKLQFINMLIYYTISIGFSYCLLVITLGSYAWTRGLTHPVC; this comes from the coding sequence ATGAATTTTAATCCGGCTATAGGAAATCACAAGCTAAGTCATTATGTGCATGTTTTCTGCACGTTCACCACTTTTTGTATACTGGGAACTGAAACAAGACAAGCTATAACGGCACTTTCGACCTACTCGGGGGCCTATATAACAGCCCCTACAGTTCTTTGGTCTAATCTGACATCGTGCATGCTGATGGGAATCATGCAATCCTTGAATGCATACAGTTGGATGAAAGATCACCAAATCTTATTTTTGGGCGTGACCACAGGCTACTGCGGTTCTCTGTCTTCGTTTTCTACCATGCTGTTAGAAATGTTTGAACACTCTACCAGTTTAACCAACAATAACATTGCCCATCATGCAAAATTGCCCAACAGAGCTTATGGAATAATGGAGTTTTTGTCCGTCTTACTGGTTCACCTTATGGTGTCCATGTGCAGTCTTATTTTTGGCAGGCAATTAGGGAAGAATATTATCGTTACTTATGGCTCTATAGCTTTTGCGAAGGCGTATACTCCTCCTACAGATACTGTAAGTGAAAATGCTGGAGATGTGAATAtagaagaaatggaaaagaatacTCTTGAATATAATTTTAAAACTCCTGCACCTTATATTCTGAGGTTATTCGATTTTATAGATAACTTGGCCTACGCATTAGCTTTCCCATTAATCGTCTTATTCGTTGTTTTATGTGCATACTACGACAATTATTCAAGGGGCAAATGGACATTGCCATGCCTATTTTGTATCTTTGCCGGCTTTCTACGATATTGGTTAGCAAAGCGTTTtaataaaacaaacaaaaaatttcCACTGGGGACTTTTTTTGCAAACATTCTAGCCACATTATTAGTTGGTATATTTACAATGGTACAACGTGGAAAAAGACATTCCTTTATGGATATTCCCGTCGTGAACAGTTTGAATTCATGCCACATTGTTTCCGCCTTAATATCCGGCTTTTGTGGCACTTTAAGTACCATCAGTACTTTTATTAATGAAGGTTATAAACTCCAATTCATTAATATGCTTATTTATTATACCATTTCGATCGGATTCTCTTACTGTTTATTGGTGATTACTTTGGGCTCTTATGCCTGGACGAGAGGTTTGACCCACCCTgtttgttaa
- the CDS1 gene encoding phosphatidate cytidylyltransferase: protein MSDKPEIKPHGTSKEIVDSVTDATSNAINKLQEELNKNPSGSATPATKENAVAAKESRKYNFFIRTVWTFVMISGFFITLASGHAWCIVLILGCQIATFKECIAVTSASGREKNLPLTKTLNWYLLFTTIYYLDGKSLFKFFQTTFYEYPVLNFIVTNHKFICYCLYLSGFVLFVCSLRKGFLKFQFGSLCATHMVLLLVVFQAHLIIKNVLNGLFWFLLPCGLVIVNDIFAYLCGITFGKTKLIEISPKKTLEGFLGAWFFTALASILLTRILSPYTYLTCPVEDLKTNFFTNLTCDLNPVFLPQVYKLPSIFFDVFQITSITVKPIYFHALNLATFASLFAPFGGFFASGLKRTFKVKDFGHSIPGHGGITDRVDCQFIMGSFANLYYETFISEHRITVDTVLSTILMNLNDKQILELIDILIRFLSKKGIITPKNYEKLADIFNVTKKSLAGRA, encoded by the coding sequence ATGTCAGACAAACCAGAGATAAAACCTCATGGTACCAGCAAAGAGATTGTGGACTCAGTTACTGACGCCACCTCAAATGCCATTAATAAACTCCAAGAAGAACTCAACAAGAACCCTAGCGGGTCTGCCACACCAGCGACTAAGGAAAATGCTGTGGCTGCAAAGGAAAGCAGGAAATacaacttcttcattagAACCGTCTGGACGTTTGTTATGATTAGTGGATTTTTTATCACATTAGCCTCAGGCCATGCGTGGTGTATAGTACTGATTTTGGGCTGTCAAATCGCTACCTTCAAAGAGTGTATTGCTGTAACAAGTGCGTCTGGTCGTGAGAAAAACTTGCCACTAACAAAGACGTTGAACTGGTACCTCCTTTTCACCACCATTTATTACCTCGATGGGAAATCGCTTTTTAAGTTCTTCCAAACGACTTTTTACGAGTACCCTGTATTGAATTTCATCGTAACAAACCACAAGTTCATCTGTTACTGTCTCTACCTTTCGGGATTCGTTTTGTTCGTCTGTAGTTTGAGAAAGGGGTTCCTGAAGTTCCAGTTTGGTTCATTATGTGCTACCCATatggttcttcttctagtgGTATTTCAAGCCCATCTGATCATCAAGAATGTTCTTAACGGGCTATTTTGGTTCCTACTACCATGTGGGTTGGTCATCGTTAATGATATCTTCGCCTACTTATGCGGTATCACTTTCGGTAAGACTAAATTAATTGAGATttctccaaaaaaaactttagaAGGTTTCCTTGGTGCCTGGTTCTTCACAGCCTTGGCAAGCATTCTATTGACAAGAATTTTAAGTCCATACACCTACTTGACCTGCCCTGTGGAAGATCTTAAGACAAATTTCTTCACCAACTTGACATGTGATTTGAACCCTGTGTTTCTTCCACAAGTTTACAAGCTCCCATCTATCTTCTTCgatgtttttcaaatcactTCTATCACAGTCAAGCCAATATATTTCCATGCCTTAAACTTAGCTACATTTGCATCTTTATTTGCGCCATTTGGGGGTTTCTTCGCATCTGGTCTAAAGAGAACTTTTAAAGTAAAAGATTTTGGGCACTCCATCCCAGGACACGGGGGTATTACAGATAGAGTTGATTGTCAATTCATAATGGGTTCGTTTGCCAACTTATACTATGAAACATTTATCAGTGAACATAGAATAACAGTAGATACTGTACTATCCACaattttaatgaatttgaatGACAAGCAAATTTTAGAATTGATCGATATATTGATTAGATTCTTATCTAAAAAGGGCATAATAACACCAAAAAATTATGAAAAGCTGGCTGATATCTTTAACGTCACTAAGAAATCTTTGGCAGGTCGCGCTTAA
- the RAD61 gene encoding Rad61p: MRAYGRRGPVFRSSLKSNRGSSSSSNVEFSDDDVNSIIPDLSSTMSSSIADHPVEVFLDKHDPGEHASTSFVNINEDALSQNSKESIQDVKTITSDDTSLVLMKKEKLSAFDFLDGSKTSKRKKRRTYQRHDTSIESSIELNGQDEDGVMTQNESESAKQIYNDINEFILNLPKADDDVFNKMFENELKEDNVEEEDTSTLKNRKYGKSRTILINKNKDDEIAEEEDDDQRANTIIKNNGDSSNTEKEGLSSTNHYNELKNMGDTIKYQDDIEFFLSNSKNDNNDEQSINDYFKILLNLSLMIVNDDGFFQYAKRYFKKEVIKLVFSRVKLDFAELLLLQGYLLNKVSESQCDFPSNFEVFSIELSRNTSKVSKRNKHMNKLSSLNFEDFLRKTHFKTGLSYSLSLWSIYGKFSKDIVKRISTVASDRYLFNQDINKILHLLEKIVSSSTFGLIFIKQPDMLDGVVGNIKEEFKNMVDNDSLIKVLILLTNIEGYGHSLNEDMDAIYQDSMNTILNGIYPLIDTKVDIILLHLGLCLNICGRKSSCLKIDEKLWRNMKATFVKMILDDSEVENRLTQGLFYLNFAFVVNQQKDGDLNSKDLNKLLVELEAFKLETSQFNVGISNKIEAALHYLKSAYKRGRSTS, translated from the coding sequence ATGAGAGCATATGGAAGGAGGGGTCCAGTTTTTAGATCCTCTTTAAAATCTAATAGAGGatcgtcatcgtcttcTAATGTGGAATTTAGCGATGATGATGTGAATTCTATTATTCCCGACTTAAGTTCTACTATGTCTAGCAGTATAGCAGATCATCCAGTTGAAGTATTTTTGGATAAACATGACCCTGGTGAGCACGCCTCAACTTCATTTGTTAATATCAATGAAGATGCCCTTTCACAGAACTCAAAGGAGAGTATACAGGATGTTAAAACTATCACTAGTGATGATACTTCTTTGGTCCTTatgaagaaggagaagtTAAGCGCATtcgattttcttgatggtTCAAAGACCtctaaaagaaagaaaaggaggaCATACCAACGGCACGACACAAGCATAGAGTCGTCAATCGAATTGAATGgacaagatgaagacggTGTTATGACGCAAAATGAATCAGAATCGgcaaaacaaatatacaaTGATATCAACGAGTTTATATTAAACCTACCGAAGGCGGACGATGATGTATTTAATAAAATGTTCGAGAATGAATTGAAGGAAGATaacgttgaagaagaagatacGAGTACTCttaaaaacagaaaatatgGAAAATCTCGAACCATcttaataaacaaaaataaagatgatgaaatagcggaagaagaggacgaTGATCAGAGAGCTAACACGATAATTAAAAACAACGGTGACAGCAGCAAcactgaaaaagaagggCTGTCTTCAACAAATCACTACAATGagttaaaaaatatggGAGATACAATCAAATATCAAGACGATATTGAGTTTTTCTTATCGAATTCTAAAAATGACAATAACGATGAACAGTCAATTAACGATTACTTCAAAATACTTCTGAATTTATCTCTGATGATAGTTAATGATGACggatttttccaatatgcgaaaagatatttcaaaaaagaagtaaTCAAGCTTGTTTTTTCACGAGTAAAATTAGATTTTGCTGAactgttattattacaGGGCTATTTATTAAATAAGGTCAGTGAATCTCAATGCGATTTCCCCTCtaattttgaagttttttctattgaaTTAAGTCGAAATACCAGCAAAGtaagcaaaagaaataaacataTGAATAAGCTATCCTCCTTGAATTTCGAAGATTTTCTTCGTAAAACCCATTTTAAAACGGGGCTTTCCTATTCATTATCACTTTGGAGCATATATGGGAAATTTTCGAAAGATATAGTAAAGAGAATTTCTACTGTAGCTTCGGACAGGTATTTGTTCAATCAAGATATCAataaaattcttcatctgtTGGAAAAAATAGTGTCAAGTTCTACATTTGGCCTCATATTCATAAAGCAACCTGATATGTTAGATGGCGTAGTTGGCAATATAAAggaagaattcaaaaatatggTCGATAATGATTCCCTGATTAAGGTCTTGATTTTATTGACTAATATAGAGGGATATGGACATAGCTTGAATGAAGATATGGATGCGATATACCAAGACTCGATGAATACAATCTTGAACGGCATTTACCCATTAATCGATACAAAAGTCGACATCATTCTGTTACATTTAGGGCTATGCTTAAACATTTGCGGTAGAAAAAGTAGTTGTTTgaaaattgatgaaaaattatggCGTAATATGAAAGCTACTTTTGTAAAAATGATCCTTGATGATTCTGAGGTTGAAAATAGACTGACCCAAGGTTTGTTTTATCTAAATTTTGCATTTGTAGTTAACCAACAAAAAGATGGCGATTTAAATTCGAAAGATCTCAACAAGCTGTTGGTAGAATTGGAAGCATTTAAATTAGAAACCTCACAATTTAATGTAGgtatttcaaataaaattGAAGCCGCATTGCATTACTTAAAGTCGGCCTATAAAAGGGGAAGAAGTACTAGTTAG
- a CDS encoding 60S ribosomal protein uL4 — MSRPQVTVHSLTGEATANALPLPAVFSAPIRPDIVHTVFTSVNKNKRQAYAVSEKAGHQTSAESWGTGRAVARIPRVGGGGTGRSGQGAFGNMCRGGRMFAPTKTWRKWNVKVNHNEKRYATASAIAATAVASLVLARGHRVEKIPEIPLVVSSDLESVQKTKDAIAALKAVGAHSDLLKVLKSKKLRAGQGKYRNRRWTQRRGPLVVYAEDNGIVKALRNVPGVETSNVASLNLLQLAPGAHLGRFVIWTEAAFSKLDQVWGSETVASSKVGYTLPSHIISTSDVTRIINSSEIQSAVRPAGQATQKRTHVLKKNPLKNKQILLRMNPYAKVFAAEKLGSKKVEKTGTKPAAVFTETLKHD, encoded by the coding sequence ATGTCCCGTCCACAAGTTACTGTTCACTCCTTGACCGGTGAAGCTACTGCCAATGCCTTGCCATTGCCAGCTGTCTTCTCCGCTCCTATCCGTCCAGACATTGTCCACACTGTTTTCACCTCTgtgaacaagaacaagagacAAGCTTACGCTGTCTCTGAAAAGGCTGGTCACCAAACCTCTGCTGAATCCTGGGGTACTGGTCGTGCTGTCGCCCGTATTCCAAGAgttggtggtggtggtacCGGTAGATCCGGTCAAGGTGCTTTCGGTAACATGTGTCGTGGTGGTCGTATGTTCGCTCCAACTAAAACCTGGAGAAAGTGGAACGTTAAGGTTAACCACAACGAAAAGCGTTACGCCACTGCTTCTGCTATTGCTGCTACTGCTGTTGCCTCTTTGGTCTTGGCCAGAGGTCACAGAGTCGAAAAGATTCCAGAAATTCCATTGGTTGTTTCCTCCGATTTGGAATCCGTCCAAAAGACTAAGGATGCCATTGCTGCTTTGAAGGCTGTTGGTGCTCACTCCGACTTGTTGAAGGTCTTGAAgtccaagaaattgagaGCTGGTCAAGGTAAGTACAGAAACAGAAGATGGACTCAAAGAAGAGGTCCATTAGTCGTATACGCTGAAGACAACGGTATTGTCAAGGCTTTGAGAAACGTCCCAGGTGTCGAAACCTCTAACGTTGCCTCTTTGAACTTGTTGCAATTGGCTCCAGGTGCTCACTTGGGTAGATTCGTCATCTGGACTGAAGCTGCCTTCTCCAAGTTGGACCAAGTCTGGGGTTCCGAAACCGTTGCCTCTTCCAAGGTCGGTTACACTTTGCCATCCCACATCATCTCCACCTCCGATGTTACCAGAATCATCAACTCTTCTGAAATCCAATCTGCTGTTAGACCAGCTGGTCAAGCTACCCAAAAGCGTACCCAcgttttgaagaagaacccattgaagaacaagcaAATCTTGTTGAGAATGAACCCTTACGCCAAGGTTTTTGCTGCTGAAAAGCTAGGTTCCAAGAAGGTCGAAAAGACCGGTACCAAGCCAGCTGCTGTCTTCACTGAAACTTTGAAGCACGATTAA
- the YPK3 gene encoding putative protein kinase YPK3, which produces MIFSLDEELHRMSLDDKKNEMRIDYPTALYDDNDSSAIADGDDNNHLSVHSNSIPFSGSTHKMRRRSSAYSKFPILTPPHTRRFSITGSDGTPNGMHKLSITPQNMISPNINENEVSRNLHDFKPVRVLGQGAYGKVILVKDTNTSKLYAMKQLQKAEILISPTITDSNKENEENNSAGNNDNDNGLSKRLERTFAERSILSEIEHPNIVKLFYSFHDNSKLYLLLQYIPGGELFYHLKEHGTLDETTVSFYAAEISCALRFLHTKGVVYRDLKPENCLLNQNGHLVLTDFGLSKKSANDSMTSEEDPENVNTLHSIIGTPEYCAPEILSGQAYTQNCDWYSLGCLLYDMLVGKPPYTGNNHKVIINKIQQNKQGPKIPFYLSEGMKDMLNALLKKETTKRWNVDKYWAKIETNNKTTKSKKKKSGSVRTSPFTDHFIFRKIDWKLLESGQSQKTTLGPIVPIITNLELAENFDTEFTSMSYEENYADSKPINISSVSKSPDMFKGFSYKASGSYLEKYF; this is translated from the coding sequence atgattttttcattggatGAGGAACTTCATCGTATGTCACTAGATGACAAGAAGAATGAGATGAGAATAGATTATCCGACAGCGTTatatgatgataatgacaGCAGCGCCATCGCAGACGGGGATGATAATAATCATCTCAGCGTCCATTCAAACTCCATTCCGTTCAGCGGTTCTACCCATAAAATGAGGAGGAGGTCTTCTGCTTATTCCAAGTTCCCCATTCTCACCCCACCTCATACAAGAAGGTTTTCCATCACAGGTTCAGACGGCACGCCAAATGGAATGCACAAATTATCTATTACACCACAGAATATGATTTCTCCTAATATtaacgaaaatgaagtgTCAAGAAATTTACATGATTTTAAACCTGTAAGAGTATTAGGCCAAGGTGCTTATGGTAAAGTTATTCTTGTCAAGGACACAAATACATCCAAACTCTATGCGATGAAGCAACTACAGAAAGctgaaattttgatttctccTACAATAACAGAttccaataaagaaaatgaagaaaataatagtgCTGGTAACAACGACAACGATAACGGATTATCAAAGAGGCTGGAGAGAACTTTTGCCGAACGGTCCATTTTATCTGAAATAGAACATCCCAACATTGTTAaattattttattctttccACGATAACTCCAAACTATATTTATTGTTACAATATATTCCCGGAGGTGAACTATTTTACCATTTAAAAGAACATGGAACTCTAGATGAAACGACAGTGTCGTTCTACGCGGCTGAGATCAGTTGTGCTTTGAGATTTCTGCACACTAAAGGTGTTGTTTATAGAGACCTGAAACCCGAAAATTGCCTATTAAATCAAAATGGCCATTTGGTGTTAACAGATTTTGGCCTCAGTAAGAAAAGTGCCAATGATTCCATGACTAGTGAGGAGGATCCAGAAAACGTCAATACCTTACACTCAATTATCGGTACTCCGGAATATTGTGCTCCTGAGATATTATCGGGCCAAGCATATACTCAAAACTGCGACTGGTATTCCCTGGGATGTCTGTTATATGATATGCTAGTCGGAAAGCCTCCATACACAGGTAATAATCACAAGGTGATTATTAATAAAATCCAACAAAATAAGCAAGGCCCAAAAATCCCTTTCTATTTAAGCGAAGGAATGAAAGATATGTTAAATGCactgttgaaaaaggaaaccacTAAGAGGTGGAATGTTGATAAATACTGGGCCAAAATTGAGACgaataacaaaacaactaaatccaagaagaaaaaatcaggGAGTGTTAGAACAAGCCCCTTCACAGACCATTTTATCTTTAGGAAAATAGACTGGAAACTACTAGAATCCGGACAATCACAAAAAACTACTCTGGGGCCCATTGTCCCCATCATTACAAATCTAGAACTAGCAGAAAATTTTGACACAGAGTTCACCTCGATGTCATATGAAGAGAATTATGCTGACAGCAAACCGATTAATATCAGCTCGGTGAGCAAGTCTCCAGATATGTTCAAGGGGTTTAGTTATAAGGCAAGTGGTAGCTATTTGGAGAAAtacttttaa
- the RKM3 gene encoding protein-lysine N-methyltransferase, which produces MSVTCEDDIDRIIKFVADCNAKFENSKCDIRESALGGLGVFAKSDIAQGETILTLNKSSIFSASNSSIANLLCDNDIDGMLALNMAFIYEITVFKNTSHWYSFLRTIRFHDDKGRLNLPPSFWSTNGKKLLKGTSFDTLFDALAPEDEIIQGFETAVNLAHNWNEEFGLEVPAEFFHIDEKQREKDYKLKLERFISVAYTLSSRGFEIDSYHETALVPIADLFNHHATKPDLKFVSLYDVCDKCGEPGMCKHLIAEEFLEAKEQEKHTPATGGTGTATIDDNLINRLENNLEDVCSNKSADDEDDDDDGIQNPDECVDLVLKNDVNQGQEIFNSYGELSNVFLLARYGFTIPGNQYDIVHLGPDFLEIFRKDDKHQEKVKWWSQVGHGLFSAWYAQMRQEEDEDEQNEAQSDGSHQEVNSEIEEESDEDENEDEDEDEDEDEDEDEEDVLKSWLSQLYIDFSGEPSPSTWALANLLTLTTAQWDTFFSQKASHHITDSIINEEKLPFLAKTDNLHTKKILSKLLKNKQLPTLTDSHAVKEAGVTEAMLQNSRILVQSEQEILDRCLKRLT; this is translated from the coding sequence ATGTCGGTGACTTGTGAGGATGACATAGATCGAATCATAAAGTTTGTTGCTGACTGCAATGCcaagtttgaaaattcaaagtgCGATATAAGAGAATCTGCCCTTGGCGGGTTGGGCGTCTTTGCCAAGTCCGACATTGCGCAGGGCGAGACAATATTGACGCTGAATAAGTCCTCAATTTTCTCTGCATCTAACAGCTCCATTGCCAATTTGTTATGCGATAACGATATTGACGGTATGTTGGCGCTAAACATGGCATTTATCTACGAAATCACAGTTTTCAAGAACACTAGTCATTGGTACTCCTTTCTGCGAACCATCCGGTTCCACGATGATAAAGGCCGCTTGAATCTACCGCCAAGCTTTTGGAGTACAAATGGCAAGAAACTTTTGAAGGGAACTAGTTTTGATACTTTATTCGATGCTTTGGCACCAGAGGATGAAATCATACAAGGATTTGAAACCGCCGTAAATCTGGCACACAACTGGAATGAAGAATTTGGATTGGAGGTACCTGCAGAATTCTTCCACATTGATGAGAAGCAGCGTGAAAAAGATTATAAATTGAAGCTAGAAAGGTTCATTTCGGTGGCATACACGTTATCGTCAAGGGGGTTTGAAATCGATTCGTATCATGAAACAGCGCTAGTCCCCATTGCGGACCTGTTCAATCACCATGCTACAAAACCTGATTTGAAGTTTGTATCGTTGTATGATGTTTGTGACAAATGTGGCGAGCCTGGTATGTGCAAACACCTGATAGCGGAGGAATTCCTGGAAGCAAAGGAACAAGAGAAGCATACGCCTGCGACGGGCGGTACAGGTACTGCTACTATTGACGATAACTTAATCAATAGGCTCGAAAATAATTTGGAGGACGTATGCTCTAATAAGAGCGCggatgacgaagacgatgatgatgatggtaTACAAAACCCAGACGAATGCGTTGACTTGGTGCTAAAGAACGATGTAAACCAGGGTCAGGAAATATTTAATTCATATGGCGAGCTGTCGAACGTTTTTCTATTGGCCAGATATGGGTTTACCATACCTGGAAACCAATATGATATTGTTCATTTGGGACCcgattttttggaaattttcagGAAAGATGACAAACACCAGGAGAAAGTTAAGTGGTGGAGCCAAGTCGGCCATGGATTGTTTTCTGCATGGTACGCTCAAATGCGCcaggaagaagatgaagacgaacAGAACGAAGCGCAATCAGATGGCTCGCACCAGGAAGTGAACAGTGAAATAGAGGAAGAAAGCGATGAGGATGAAAATGAGGAcgaggatgaggatgaggatgaggacGAGGATGAGGACGAGGAAGATGTTTTGAAGTCGTGGCTATCCCAACTATACATTGATTTCAGCGGCGAGCCTTCGCCTTCGACGTGGGCCCTGGCCAACCTGCTAACTTTAACAACAGCGCAATGGGACAcattcttttctcaaaaggCATCTCACCATATCACCGACTCTATCATCAACGAGGAAAAATTGCCCTTCTTAGCCAAGACCGACAACCTACACACCAAGAAAATACTGTCGAAGCTACTAAAGAACAAGCAACTGCCCACTTTAACCGATAGCCACGCAGTAAAGGAAGCAGGAGTGACTGAGGCAATGCTCCAGAACTCTCGCATCTTGGTGCAATCCGAGCAAGAGATTTTAGATAGATGTCTCAAAAGACTAACCTAA
- the ETR1 gene encoding enoyl-[acyl-carrier-protein] reductase, giving the protein MLPTLKRFMSSSGHQIPKQFKSIIYSTHEVEDCTKVLSVKNYTPKQDLSQSIVLKTLAFPINPSDINQLQGVYPSRPEKTFDYSTDEPAAIAGNEGVFEVVSLPLDSSKGGLKLGDRVIPLQANQGTWSNYRVFSDSSELIKVNDLDLFSAATVSVNGCTGFQLVSDFIDXNKGGNEWIIQNAGTSGVSKIVSQVAKAKGIKTLSVIRDRDNFDEVAKVLEDKYGATKVISESQNNDKAFAKEVLSKVLGENARVKLALNSVGGKSSASIARKLEKNALMLTYGGMSKQPVTLPTSLHIFKGLTSKGYWVTEKNKENPQSKIDTINDFIKLYNEGKIISPKDEIQTLTWNINTMTDEQLLDIVKKGITDKGKKKLIVLEW; this is encoded by the coding sequence ATGCTACCAACGTTAAAGCGCTTTATGTCGTCCTCAGGTCATCAGATTCCCAAACAGTTCAAATCAATCATTTACTCTACTCATGAAGTGGAGGACTGCACGAAAGTCTTGTCGGTTAAGAACTATACCCCCAAACAAGATTTGTCCCAATCAATTGTGCTAAAAACTTTGGCTTTTCCTATAAACCCCTCGGATATCAACCAGTTGCAGGGCGTGTATCCATCTCGTCCTGAAAAGACATTCGATTACTCTACAGATGAGCCGGCCGCTATCGCTGGCAACGAAGGTGTGTTTGAGGTTGTCTCTTTACCTTTGGATAGTTCCAAGGGTGGATTGAAGTTGGGTGACCGTGTTATCCCACTTCAGGCAAACCAGGGAACCTGGTCGAATTACAGAGTCTTCTCTGATAGTTCTGAATTGATCAAAGTGAATGATTTGGATTTGTTTTCTGCTGCTACTGTCTCWGTTAATGGGTGCACCGGTTTCCAACTGGTTTCGGATTTTATTGACTSGAACAAGGGTGGTAATGAGTGGATAATCCAAAATGCAGGTACATCCGGTGTTTCAAAGATCGTCTCACAAGTGGCAAAGGCTAAAGGAATAAAGACCCTCAGTGTCATTCGTGACCGTGACAATTTCGACGAGGTAGCCAAAGTATTGGAGGATAAATATGGTGCTACCAAAGTCATTTCTGAATCGCAAAACAATGACAAGGCATTTGCTAAAGAAGTTTTGTCCAAGGTTTTGGGAGAAAACGCAAGAGTAAAACTAGCTTTAAATTCTGTCGGAGGCAAATCCAGTGCTTCAATTGCTCGTAAGCTGGAGAAAAACGCTTTGATGCTCACTTATGGTGGAATGTCAAAACAGCCTGTCACTTTACCAACGTCATTACATATCTTCAAAGGCTTGACTTCCAAGGGTTACTGGGTCactgaaaagaacaaagaaaacccTCAATCTAAAATTGACACTATAAAcgatttcatcaaattgTACAATGAAGGCAAAATTATTTCTCCAAAGGACGAAATCCAAACCTTGACTTGGAATATTAATACAATGACTGATGAACAATTATTGGATATAGTTAAAAAGGGTATAACCGACAaggggaagaaaaaattgattgTTTTGGAATGGTAA
- the PSF1 gene encoding DNA replication protein PSF1 codes for MYGDLANKLVLEAKRTKQLYTRSNQNAKLPMYHEDIIRNILKEISNLRKNTEYLKEQQQLGKLDDKVAKCQYFVTLLCMERNKRCLLAYHKLRTDMLDSMAWNNNGLDLMNSIAFSQQDTNDLSHQEQEYLKEYSDLITELKSGDLADIDLSGSLVPPSDVFIDVRVLKDAGEIQTEYGVFNLIKDSQFFVRQSDVERLIQQGYLQKI; via the coding sequence ATGTATGGAGATTTAGCCAATAAGCTGGTTTTAGAAGCCAAGAGGACGAAACAATTGTACACAAGAAGCAACCAGAATGCCAAGCTACCTATGTATCACGAAGATATAATACGAAATATCTTAAAGGAAATTTCGAATCTACGCAAAAATACAGAGTACctaaaagaacaacaacaattgGGTAAGCTCGACGACAAGGTGGCCAAGTGTCAATACTTCGTCACGTTATTGTGTATGGAACGAAATAAGAGATGCCTCTTGGCATATCACAAATTAAGGACTGATATGCTGGATTCTATGGCTTGGAATAATAACGGCCTAGACTTGATGAATAGCATAGCTTTTAGTCAGCAGGATACAAATGACCTTTCTCATCAAGAGCAAGAGTATCTAAAAGAATACTCGGATTTGATCACTGAGCTGAAAAGTGGTGATCTGGCTGATATCGATTTGTCTGGCTCTTTGGTACCTCCGAGTGATGTTTTTATCGACGTCAGAGTCCTCAAAGACGCTGGCGAAATCCAAACCGAATATGGTGTGTTCAACCTAATCAAAGATTCTCAATTTTTCGTAAGGCAATCTGATGTAGAACGATTAATTCAACAAGGTTACCTACAAAAGATATGA